The Polyangiaceae bacterium genome includes a region encoding these proteins:
- a CDS encoding YXWGXW repeat-containing protein, which translates to MRAFLPVALLCLAGCVTGVERRAGNAEAARETPPPPADEPHAGQIASDVPKARPDPTPDRSLGPGWVWVRGYWHWDGVRHVWMRGRWERAQPGYVRRLPR; encoded by the coding sequence GTGAGGGCTTTCCTCCCAGTCGCCTTGCTGTGCCTCGCGGGCTGCGTGACAGGAGTCGAGCGCCGCGCCGGGAACGCCGAGGCAGCGCGCGAGACGCCGCCGCCGCCCGCGGACGAGCCCCACGCGGGGCAGATCGCCAGCGACGTGCCGAAGGCTCGTCCAGACCCCACGCCGGACAGGTCGCTCGGGCCCGGCTGGGTCTGGGTGCGGGGCTACTGGCACTGGGACGGCGTGCGCCACGTCTGGATGCGCGGCCGCTGGGAGCGCGCGCAGCCGGGTTACGTGCGCCGCCTGCCGCGTTGA
- a CDS encoding UTP--glucose-1-phosphate uridylyltransferase, protein MTASLSAQLDRLPADVLELLRRHAFDRARFLALAERVLGGAAQSNRVTGKVEPPAPGDVSDLPPAGSGEHEQLRQAGLAALSRGECALVVLAGGMATRMGGVVKALVDAVPGHSFLDLRLGEIAHLKKLSGRAPPFWLMTSDSTDDAIREALGARLDGQNVATFTQHLSLRLNPDGSLFLDAEGRPSQHAPGHGDLPDALRESGLLQRFVEGGGQVVTMANIDNLGGTLDPALIGWHLRHGKPVSCEVVDKLPSDRGGIPARWNGRPVVLEEFRLPEGFDPTSVPVFNTNTFHFSARALLELKMDWTFFVAQKKVDGAPVVQFERLIGEVTSHLDTRFVRLPRDGAESRFLPVKDNDELASRRTAIELVARARGMLS, encoded by the coding sequence ATGACCGCGTCGCTCTCGGCACAGCTCGACCGGCTGCCGGCGGACGTGTTGGAGCTCTTGCGCCGCCACGCCTTCGATCGCGCCCGCTTCCTCGCCCTGGCCGAGCGCGTGTTGGGCGGCGCCGCACAGAGCAACCGGGTCACCGGCAAGGTGGAGCCCCCGGCGCCGGGCGACGTGAGTGACCTGCCCCCCGCGGGCTCGGGCGAGCACGAGCAGCTGAGGCAGGCGGGGCTCGCGGCCCTCTCTCGCGGCGAGTGCGCGCTGGTGGTGCTGGCGGGCGGCATGGCCACGCGCATGGGCGGCGTGGTCAAGGCGCTGGTGGACGCGGTGCCCGGTCACTCGTTCCTGGACCTGCGCCTCGGCGAGATCGCTCACCTGAAGAAGCTGAGCGGCCGCGCGCCGCCGTTCTGGCTGATGACCAGCGACAGCACCGACGACGCCATCCGCGAAGCGCTGGGCGCCCGCCTCGACGGCCAGAACGTCGCGACCTTCACCCAGCACCTCTCGCTGCGGCTGAACCCCGACGGCAGCCTGTTCCTCGACGCGGAAGGACGCCCGAGCCAACACGCTCCGGGACACGGTGACCTGCCCGACGCGCTCAGGGAGAGCGGCCTGCTCCAGCGGTTCGTCGAAGGCGGGGGCCAGGTCGTCACGATGGCGAACATCGACAACCTGGGCGGCACCCTCGATCCGGCGCTGATCGGCTGGCACCTCCGGCACGGAAAGCCCGTGAGCTGCGAGGTCGTGGACAAGCTGCCGAGCGACCGCGGCGGCATCCCTGCGCGCTGGAACGGCCGCCCGGTGGTGCTGGAGGAGTTCCGCTTGCCGGAGGGTTTCGATCCGACCTCCGTGCCGGTCTTCAACACCAACACCTTCCACTTCTCGGCGCGCGCTCTGCTCGAGCTGAAGATGGACTGGACCTTCTTCGTCGCGCAGAAGAAGGTGGACGGCGCGCCGGTCGTGCAGTTCGAGCGCCTGATCGGCGAGGTCACCAGCCACCTGGACACGCGCTTCGTGCGCCTGCCGCGCGACGGCGCCGAATCGCGCTTTCTGCCCGTCAAAGACAACGACGAGCTCGCATCGCGGAGGACGGCCATCGAGCTCGTCGCGCGGGCTCGAGGAATGCTCTCATGA
- the sppA gene encoding signal peptide peptidase SppA — protein sequence MRNRSLSLGLTLSLVFAAFATPAQEVVQRPTPLPAFGRSVAGTDDTTALVQNPANLAFMPGSELRWSSLYLDESNRVPWQGHAFALGFPLPFVPVATGIRLDFVDPPYSTISGPFGQYNYQWLTWGLAIGGSPYAALGLSVQRTYSDAAEVDGLSSFTLGYSARPFDQLGFSLVAHDINGPTNAFGQGLERSYDIALAIRPTGSRALELGLEGKYVDTRDGYWIPRATLGIDVPYLGRLRGDFAVSRPDEVNRRAWLASANMAFNMSGAGGSAEFAGGAVTGTGLGEKGSYGAQVEVAFRGFREASGMEGPRYALRIRLEETPGTRGHVALLKQLWSIADEKKVDAVVLELRTSPASSLAHVQELRDAVQLLRANGKRVLCHLEDAGGAELYLCSAANKTLMNPAGGLRFAGLKSQAMYFSSMLGKLGIRADFVRIGQHKSAPERLTRDSATEVSRADKIDLLQQHERQVVEGLSQGRRIGVPELRKRIAGGPYIASEALTAGFIDGYAFDDEIDAAVDKLVGRKTILIDDERAERAPSRFGVGQRVAVVYVDGDMVDGKSKTVPLVGMKLAGSYTIAKTLKEVRENPLVGAVVLRIESPGGSAMASDVIWREVQLTTKVKPVVVSMGASAASGGYYVASPATRIYANPLSITGSIGIFYGKADVAELLKKIGVSVETYKTAPRADAESIFRPFTEDEKKELEKKVAQFYDVFLTRVSQGRKLDKKEIDKVGQGRVWTGEQALSRKLVDELGGLRQALAHARKLAGLPDYAPILELPPPDQSLIGKLLGVEGVGTKGGVETVLPGQIMDLAKALAPFTVHSPDKPLARMELMPVKP from the coding sequence ATGAGAAATCGCTCGCTCTCGCTCGGACTCACGCTCTCGCTCGTCTTCGCAGCCTTCGCGACCCCCGCGCAGGAGGTGGTGCAGCGCCCGACGCCGCTGCCCGCCTTCGGTCGCAGCGTGGCCGGCACCGACGACACCACGGCGCTGGTGCAAAACCCGGCGAACCTGGCCTTCATGCCCGGCTCGGAGCTCAGGTGGAGCTCGCTCTACCTGGACGAGTCGAACCGCGTGCCCTGGCAAGGGCACGCCTTCGCGCTCGGCTTTCCGCTGCCCTTCGTCCCGGTCGCCACGGGCATCCGCCTCGACTTCGTCGATCCGCCGTATTCGACCATCAGCGGCCCGTTCGGCCAGTACAACTACCAGTGGCTCACCTGGGGCCTCGCCATCGGCGGCTCGCCCTACGCGGCCCTCGGTCTGTCCGTGCAGCGCACGTATTCGGACGCGGCCGAGGTAGACGGCCTGTCGTCGTTCACCCTCGGCTACAGCGCGCGCCCCTTCGATCAGCTCGGGTTCTCCCTGGTCGCGCACGACATCAACGGTCCGACCAACGCCTTCGGGCAGGGCCTGGAGCGCTCCTACGACATCGCGCTGGCGATCCGTCCGACCGGCTCGCGGGCGCTGGAGCTGGGGCTCGAAGGCAAATACGTCGACACGCGCGACGGCTACTGGATCCCGCGGGCCACGCTCGGCATCGACGTGCCCTACCTGGGCCGCCTGCGCGGCGACTTCGCCGTCAGCCGGCCCGACGAGGTCAACCGCCGCGCCTGGCTCGCCTCGGCCAACATGGCGTTCAACATGTCGGGAGCCGGCGGCAGCGCCGAATTCGCCGGCGGCGCCGTCACCGGCACGGGGCTCGGCGAGAAGGGCTCGTACGGCGCGCAGGTGGAGGTGGCGTTCCGCGGCTTCCGCGAGGCCTCCGGCATGGAGGGCCCGCGCTACGCGCTGCGCATCCGCCTGGAGGAGACGCCGGGCACGCGCGGTCACGTCGCGCTCCTCAAGCAGCTCTGGAGCATCGCCGACGAGAAGAAGGTGGACGCCGTCGTGCTGGAGCTGCGCACCTCACCGGCCTCGTCCCTGGCGCACGTGCAGGAGCTCCGAGACGCGGTGCAGCTCCTGCGGGCCAACGGCAAGCGCGTGCTCTGCCACCTCGAAGACGCCGGCGGCGCCGAGCTCTATCTGTGCTCGGCGGCGAACAAGACGCTGATGAACCCGGCCGGCGGCCTGCGCTTCGCCGGGCTCAAGTCCCAGGCCATGTACTTCTCTTCCATGCTCGGGAAGCTGGGCATCCGCGCTGACTTCGTGCGCATCGGCCAGCACAAGAGCGCGCCGGAGCGCTTGACGCGCGACTCGGCCACCGAGGTCTCCCGCGCCGACAAGATCGACCTGTTGCAGCAGCACGAGCGCCAGGTCGTCGAGGGCCTGTCGCAAGGGCGCCGCATCGGCGTGCCGGAGCTGCGCAAGCGCATCGCCGGCGGTCCCTACATCGCGTCCGAGGCGCTGACCGCGGGCTTCATCGACGGCTACGCCTTCGACGACGAGATCGACGCCGCGGTGGACAAGCTGGTCGGCCGCAAGACCATCCTGATCGACGACGAGCGCGCCGAGCGCGCGCCCAGCCGCTTCGGCGTCGGGCAGCGCGTGGCCGTGGTGTACGTGGACGGCGACATGGTGGACGGCAAGAGCAAGACCGTGCCGCTCGTGGGCATGAAGCTCGCCGGCTCCTACACCATCGCCAAGACGCTGAAGGAGGTCCGAGAGAACCCGCTGGTCGGCGCCGTGGTGCTGCGCATCGAGTCGCCCGGCGGCTCGGCCATGGCCAGCGACGTGATCTGGCGCGAGGTGCAGCTGACCACGAAGGTCAAGCCCGTGGTGGTCAGCATGGGCGCGTCGGCGGCTAGTGGCGGCTACTACGTCGCCTCGCCCGCCACGCGCATCTACGCCAACCCGCTCAGCATCACCGGCAGCATCGGCATCTTCTACGGCAAGGCCGACGTGGCCGAGCTCCTGAAGAAGATCGGCGTCTCGGTCGAGACCTACAAGACCGCGCCCCGCGCCGACGCGGAGAGCATCTTCCGGCCCTTCACCGAGGACGAGAAGAAGGAGCTGGAGAAGAAGGTCGCGCAGTTCTACGACGTGTTCCTGACGCGCGTCTCCCAGGGTCGAAAGCTCGACAAGAAGGAGATCGACAAGGTCGGCCAGGGCCGCGTCTGGACCGGCGAGCAAGCGCTCTCGCGCAAGCTGGTGGACGAGCTCGGCGGGCTGCGCCAGGCGCTGGCGCACGCGCGAAAGCTCGCGGGCCTGCCCGACTACGCTCCGATCCTGGAGCTGCCGCCGCCGGATCAGTCGCTGATCGGCAAGCTGCTGGGCGTCGAGGGCGTGGGCACGAAGGGCGGCGTCGAGACGGTGCTGCCCGGTCAGATCATGGACCTGGCCAAGGCCCTCGCACCCTTCACCGTGCACTCGCCCGACAAGCCCCTGGCGCGAATGGAGCTCATGCCGGTGAAGCCGTGA
- a CDS encoding SUMF1/EgtB/PvdO family nonheme iron enzyme yields MNHRQALMAPAFVALLLAACSKDKADSGISSEPIGDAESDAPSDAAKPEACPAGLPGPKLVKLVAPDGTGYCMDQREVTAGEYVTFAKAMAGKTGGQIEACAWNTLYEPKLIPPYDGQMVGMPGYCMAEEYDPVKHPDRAVACVDWCDAAAYCAWAGKRLCGKVGGGTATLAGINDPAQSEWTNACTQGGKTKYPWGDSYVPGTCVDPVKIQQQGEAAKDVTGTAASACHGALEGFAEVYDLVGSVQEWTAECESPGKGCAIHGYGSMSSPDVPMSCDAVGPATTTDTHYEIGFRCCAGLVSGK; encoded by the coding sequence ATGAACCATCGACAAGCCCTGATGGCACCCGCGTTCGTGGCCCTGCTGCTCGCCGCTTGCAGCAAGGACAAGGCCGACAGCGGGATCAGCTCCGAGCCGATCGGCGACGCAGAGAGCGATGCCCCGTCCGACGCCGCGAAGCCCGAAGCTTGCCCCGCCGGACTTCCCGGGCCGAAGCTGGTGAAGCTCGTGGCACCGGACGGAACGGGCTACTGCATGGACCAGCGGGAGGTGACGGCGGGGGAGTACGTCACGTTCGCCAAGGCCATGGCCGGCAAGACCGGGGGCCAAATCGAGGCCTGCGCCTGGAACACCCTGTACGAACCCAAGCTCATCCCGCCGTACGACGGGCAGATGGTCGGGATGCCTGGGTACTGCATGGCGGAGGAGTACGACCCGGTGAAGCATCCGGATCGCGCGGTCGCCTGCGTGGACTGGTGCGACGCTGCCGCCTACTGCGCGTGGGCAGGCAAGCGGCTGTGCGGCAAGGTGGGCGGCGGGACCGCGACGCTGGCGGGGATCAACGACCCCGCCCAGAGCGAGTGGACGAACGCCTGCACGCAGGGCGGCAAGACGAAGTACCCCTGGGGTGACTCGTACGTACCGGGGACTTGCGTGGATCCAGTCAAGATCCAGCAGCAGGGCGAGGCCGCGAAGGACGTGACCGGCACGGCCGCGAGCGCGTGCCACGGCGCGCTCGAAGGGTTCGCCGAGGTTTACGACCTGGTCGGAAGCGTGCAGGAGTGGACCGCCGAGTGCGAGAGCCCGGGGAAGGGTTGCGCGATCCACGGGTACGGGTCCATGAGCAGCCCGGACGTCCCGATGTCGTGCGATGCGGTCGGTCCCGCGACGACGACGGACACCCACTACGAGATTGGTTTCCGCTGCTGCGCTGGCCTCGTTTCGGGCAAGTGA
- a CDS encoding nucleotidyltransferase domain-containing protein, with protein sequence MYAPASTRKWLVDEADHQRLAKAAALIFSSEPEVIAVYLYGSAARREPAADLDLAVLADAPIHPRRLEALAGKLQGEGAPGGPEIDLRQLWQAAPRFQIEVLKHARLLFERNRGLRLEREALVMSRWADFKPTWERMRRLMLDRWRRG encoded by the coding sequence ATGTACGCGCCGGCAAGCACGCGGAAATGGCTCGTCGATGAGGCCGACCACCAGCGTCTCGCCAAGGCTGCAGCCCTGATTTTCAGTTCCGAGCCGGAGGTGATCGCCGTGTACTTGTATGGTTCGGCGGCCAGACGCGAACCGGCCGCGGACCTCGATCTGGCAGTTCTCGCGGACGCGCCAATCCACCCGCGTCGGCTCGAGGCGCTGGCTGGGAAGCTTCAAGGCGAAGGGGCGCCAGGCGGGCCCGAGATCGATCTGCGGCAGCTTTGGCAAGCCGCGCCGCGCTTCCAAATCGAGGTTCTCAAGCATGCGCGGCTCCTGTTCGAGCGAAATCGCGGGTTGCGGCTGGAGCGCGAAGCCCTGGTCATGAGCCGTTGGGCCGACTTCAAGCCTACGTGGGAGAGGATGCGGCGGCTGATGCTCGACAGGTGGCGCCGTGGGTGA
- a CDS encoding DUF86 domain-containing protein: protein MGETQLELLERLLARLEQYAEHVTRAELESDLDTWLKVTRALELVAQCCVDLAMELVAKRGLGIPETYRDAFVRLAQDGLLTAEQSVALQGWAGLRNVLAHLYTSIDLDRLHAAMIEDKEVLRALGRLAARELSD, encoded by the coding sequence GTGGGTGAGACGCAGCTCGAGCTCCTCGAGAGGCTGCTGGCTCGGCTCGAACAGTACGCCGAGCACGTCACGCGTGCGGAGCTCGAGTCGGATCTCGACACCTGGCTCAAGGTGACCCGCGCCCTCGAGCTCGTCGCGCAGTGCTGCGTCGATCTCGCGATGGAGCTCGTCGCCAAACGTGGTCTCGGCATCCCCGAGACCTACCGCGATGCGTTCGTCAGGCTTGCGCAGGACGGCCTGCTCACCGCCGAGCAATCTGTGGCGCTTCAGGGTTGGGCCGGGCTGCGGAACGTGCTCGCCCACCTGTACACGTCAATCGACCTGGATCGTCTCCACGCGGCGATGATCGAGGACAAGGAAGTGCTCCGAGCCCTCGGCCGCCTCGCCGCCCGCGAGCTTTCGGACTGA
- the proB gene encoding glutamate 5-kinase, which produces MNKERAALSRARRVVVKIGSRSLAADSEAPRLLAEDVAQLRQADRSVVLVSSGAIAIGCARLGYRTRPREMAKLQAAAAAGQSVLMRRYDEAFGERGLTVAQVLLTHADLADRERLNNAREALAALLEAGAVPVVNENDTVATDEIRFGDNDQLASMVVPLVGADLLVLLTDVEGVLDPQGRRIPVMTEKSSIGSVPSTGERLGSGGMASKLDAAEKARRSGATVVIASAKQPRVLSEVMAGKDVGTLFPRLGEPLRARKHWIAYTLRPKGTLLLDAGAVRAVQGGKSSLLPVGVLGVRGDFRPGDAVRLVDANGAEVGRGLTRLGAVEVARAAGLKGRELELVAGSDDLVVVHKDDLVLAP; this is translated from the coding sequence ATGAACAAGGAACGCGCCGCCCTGAGCCGCGCACGGCGCGTGGTCGTCAAGATCGGCTCGCGCTCCCTCGCAGCCGACAGCGAGGCGCCGCGTCTGCTCGCAGAGGACGTCGCTCAGCTCCGGCAGGCCGATCGCTCCGTGGTGCTGGTCTCGAGCGGCGCCATCGCCATCGGCTGCGCGCGCCTCGGCTATCGCACCCGGCCCCGCGAGATGGCCAAGCTCCAGGCCGCCGCCGCCGCCGGCCAGAGCGTGCTGATGCGACGCTACGACGAAGCCTTCGGAGAGCGCGGCCTGACGGTGGCGCAGGTGCTCCTGACCCACGCGGATCTCGCAGATCGCGAGCGCCTGAACAACGCGCGGGAGGCGCTCGCCGCGTTGCTCGAAGCCGGCGCCGTCCCCGTCGTCAACGAGAACGACACCGTCGCGACCGACGAGATCCGCTTCGGTGACAACGACCAGCTGGCTTCGATGGTCGTGCCGCTGGTCGGCGCGGATCTGCTCGTGCTCCTGACCGACGTGGAGGGCGTGCTCGACCCGCAAGGCCGTCGCATCCCCGTCATGACCGAGAAGTCCAGCATCGGCAGCGTGCCGAGCACCGGCGAGAGGCTCGGCAGCGGCGGCATGGCCAGCAAGCTCGACGCAGCCGAGAAGGCGCGGCGCTCGGGGGCCACGGTCGTGATCGCGTCCGCCAAGCAGCCTCGCGTGCTCTCGGAGGTCATGGCGGGCAAGGACGTGGGCACGCTGTTCCCGCGCCTCGGCGAGCCGCTCCGGGCCCGCAAGCACTGGATCGCCTACACGCTCCGGCCCAAGGGCACCCTGCTCCTGGACGCCGGCGCAGTGCGCGCGGTCCAGGGCGGCAAGAGCAGCCTCCTACCCGTTGGCGTGCTCGGGGTGCGTGGCGACTTCCGCCCAGGTGACGCGGTGCGCCTGGTCGATGCGAATGGAGCCGAGGTAGGGAGAGGTCTTACGCGACTCGGCGCCGTGGAAGTCGCGCGGGCTGCGGGCCTCAAGGGCCGGGAGCTGGAGCTGGTCGCGGGCTCGGACGACCTGGTGGTCGTCCACAAGGACGACCTGGTCCTCGCCCCGTGA
- a CDS encoding S1 family peptidase, which translates to MKRLATLSVVLAVGGSSGCSSMRSFRVRSDPPPAPAARPDDQGRQEAPEMPFALAREDDYVVRVVVSSTSCSGTLIDEDQVLTAHHCVAQRDKYGDFVEKNARARDIRVELGGDNLPWGDVGVRHVVAPACGHAAGEGDIAILVLERKLIGVATAKPRLDDAPAVGEHVNPVGFGRCALSTEAISRRHRPGGRVDRLLDSRFRLDAGICPGDSGGPVMSEGTGEVVGVISQAVMDGSEATRGRAEFTRLDRWRAVFATAKAIAEGQSASELPPIGGCPPR; encoded by the coding sequence ATGAAACGCTTGGCGACCCTCAGCGTCGTACTCGCCGTTGGCGGGAGCAGCGGTTGCTCGAGCATGCGCTCGTTTCGCGTGAGGAGCGACCCGCCTCCGGCGCCGGCGGCGCGCCCCGACGACCAAGGACGCCAGGAGGCCCCCGAGATGCCGTTCGCGCTGGCGCGGGAGGACGACTACGTGGTGCGCGTGGTCGTCTCCAGCACCAGCTGCTCCGGAACGCTGATCGACGAAGATCAAGTGCTCACCGCCCACCACTGCGTCGCGCAGCGCGACAAGTACGGTGACTTCGTCGAGAAGAACGCGCGCGCGCGGGACATTCGCGTCGAGCTCGGCGGCGACAACTTGCCCTGGGGCGACGTGGGCGTGCGTCACGTGGTCGCCCCCGCGTGCGGGCACGCCGCCGGCGAAGGCGACATCGCCATCCTGGTGCTGGAGCGCAAGCTGATCGGCGTGGCCACGGCCAAACCCCGGCTCGACGACGCCCCGGCCGTCGGCGAGCACGTGAACCCGGTGGGATTCGGCCGCTGCGCGCTGTCCACCGAGGCCATCTCCCGTCGTCATCGCCCCGGCGGGCGGGTCGATCGCTTGCTCGACTCGCGCTTCCGGCTCGATGCGGGCATCTGTCCCGGTGACTCCGGCGGTCCGGTGATGAGCGAGGGCACGGGCGAGGTCGTCGGCGTCATTTCGCAGGCCGTGATGGACGGCAGCGAGGCGACCCGTGGCCGGGCCGAGTTCACCCGCCTCGACCGCTGGCGCGCGGTGTTCGCGACGGCCAAGGCCATCGCCGAAGGCCAGAGCGCCTCGGAGCTGCCCCCCATTGGCGGCTGCCCGCCGCGCTGA
- the lepB gene encoding signal peptidase I translates to MQKLLKFLLWTALVIGVLVGLARAFAIRWYRIPEGDPYLEASIAPSLRGGDLIILWRVTPPKFGDLVMCPEPTAPERVVIGRIIGDAGDKIRVEGPRVFINGRAAETEHACNPATFKVMHPSTGAEIEQRCDIEAVAGVSHMRGSTVEHGVQPTPVNQTVEEGKVFLVSDNRLLPYDSRDFGLVDRASCTETVVFRLVSKDGFMDQGPRFTVIR, encoded by the coding sequence ATGCAGAAGCTCCTCAAGTTTCTGCTCTGGACGGCCCTCGTCATCGGCGTCTTGGTAGGGCTCGCCCGGGCGTTTGCGATCCGCTGGTATCGGATCCCCGAAGGGGACCCCTACCTCGAGGCGTCCATCGCCCCGAGCTTGCGCGGCGGGGACTTGATCATCCTGTGGCGGGTCACTCCGCCGAAGTTCGGTGATCTGGTGATGTGTCCGGAGCCGACCGCGCCCGAGCGCGTGGTCATCGGGCGCATCATCGGTGACGCAGGGGACAAGATCCGCGTCGAAGGCCCGCGGGTCTTCATCAACGGCCGCGCCGCCGAGACCGAGCACGCCTGCAACCCAGCGACGTTCAAGGTGATGCACCCGAGCACCGGCGCGGAAATCGAGCAACGGTGCGACATCGAGGCGGTGGCCGGGGTCTCCCACATGCGCGGGTCCACCGTCGAGCACGGCGTCCAGCCCACCCCGGTCAACCAGACGGTGGAGGAGGGCAAGGTCTTCCTGGTCAGCGACAACCGGCTATTGCCCTATGATTCCAGGGACTTCGGTCTGGTCGATCGAGCGAGTTGCACGGAGACGGTGGTCTTCCGCCTGGTGAGCAAGGACGGCTTCATGGACCAGGGGCCGCGCTTCACCGTGATCCGCTAG
- a CDS encoding FHA domain-containing protein: protein MGEAALQLGIVCGHCDAYSPLGTRSCPSCGQDLQLFPRKSQAPVVAPSIAPPRPVFEEEHTIAYEVPEARSQIEEIDRVSVDVGRVPLGATQEERMDQARNYVCESCMSPVPSGHKFCGRCGTPVPDHILHLQANFFSDMQDPEKARIVVIRGQDKHGGEQEGLSYHLKADQHLAGHGLDLDFSDDTYVSPKHANFFYRGGSLVVRDEGSLNGVFFRIRGSVEIAPGDSFLAGEQLFRLDPTPKASDGNDAEGTFFYSSPKYPSAFRINQVLEGGAVGMTVCARGNSLDIGREDGDLNFPGDVFMSAKHCTVEEKDGKFVLTDHGSRNGTYIRIKSEKPLAHGDYLFLGKKLVRVEMNSN from the coding sequence ATGGGTGAGGCGGCTCTCCAGCTCGGCATCGTTTGTGGGCACTGCGACGCGTACAGCCCCCTGGGCACCCGCTCGTGCCCCAGCTGCGGCCAGGATCTCCAGCTTTTCCCGCGGAAGAGCCAGGCGCCGGTGGTAGCGCCGTCGATCGCGCCGCCCCGGCCGGTCTTCGAGGAAGAGCACACGATCGCCTACGAAGTGCCGGAAGCCCGTTCACAGATTGAAGAAATTGATCGAGTCTCGGTTGACGTCGGGCGCGTCCCCTTGGGGGCGACGCAGGAGGAACGGATGGATCAAGCAAGGAATTACGTCTGCGAATCGTGCATGAGCCCGGTGCCCAGCGGGCACAAGTTCTGCGGGCGCTGTGGGACGCCGGTTCCGGACCACATCCTCCACCTGCAGGCGAACTTCTTCAGTGACATGCAGGACCCGGAGAAGGCGCGCATCGTCGTCATCCGCGGCCAGGACAAGCACGGTGGTGAACAGGAGGGCCTGTCGTACCACCTCAAGGCCGACCAGCACCTAGCCGGTCACGGCCTGGACCTGGACTTCTCCGACGACACCTATGTGTCGCCGAAGCACGCGAACTTCTTCTACCGCGGCGGCAGCCTGGTGGTGCGCGACGAAGGCTCGCTGAACGGCGTCTTCTTCCGCATCCGCGGCAGCGTCGAGATCGCCCCCGGAGACAGCTTCCTGGCGGGCGAGCAGCTGTTCCGCCTCGACCCGACGCCGAAGGCCTCCGACGGCAACGACGCGGAAGGCACCTTCTTCTACTCGTCGCCGAAGTACCCGAGCGCCTTCCGCATCAATCAGGTGCTCGAGGGTGGCGCCGTCGGCATGACGGTGTGCGCCCGCGGCAACAGCCTGGACATCGGCCGGGAGGACGGGGACCTGAACTTCCCCGGCGACGTCTTCATGTCCGCCAAACACTGCACGGTCGAGGAGAAGGACGGGAAATTCGTCCTGACGGACCACGGCAGCCGCAACGGCACGTACATCCGCATCAAGAGCGAGAAGCCGCTCGCTCACGGCGACTACTTGTTCCTCGGCAAGAAGCTCGTCCGCGTCGAGATGAACAGCAACTGA
- the pcnB gene encoding polynucleotide adenylyltransferase PcnB, which translates to MSSAEPDSDERPRPAGPSRHPVDLGDRRLDADAVKVVRRLVRNGYEAYVVGGGVRDLLLDRSPKDFDIATSARPDDVRTLFRNSRIIGRRFRLVHVLFSGGKVIETATFRRAPDTSEREGDDLLIRNDNVFGDAHEDAARRDFTINALFYDVENKEVIDWVGGMPHIEGRIVHTIGDPVVRFQEDPVRILRAIKFSARLDLGITPEVYDAIVQCRGSLAMAARPRLFEELLRLLREGAAHRSFWLAWETGVLDVLLPELSAYLSDAEEEDGVVWRILRELDRRTNERGEPFDDVVLWTLLLLEPLREITAGEKDRVEAAYDFLEPVIDRLNVPRRIADAVRRIVAIYPRLEAGRAGRFSKTPLFALAAEVHDIHRGAMGHETRDSATTERADSSLLAPPKRRRRRRRR; encoded by the coding sequence GTGTCCTCGGCGGAGCCCGACTCGGACGAGCGCCCCCGGCCCGCCGGCCCGTCGCGCCACCCCGTGGATCTCGGTGATCGCCGGCTGGACGCCGACGCGGTCAAGGTCGTGCGCCGCCTGGTGCGCAACGGGTACGAGGCCTACGTGGTGGGCGGCGGCGTTCGAGATCTGCTGCTCGACCGCAGCCCGAAGGACTTCGACATCGCGACCAGCGCGCGCCCGGACGACGTGCGCACCTTGTTCCGCAACTCGCGCATCATCGGCCGCCGCTTCCGGCTGGTCCACGTGCTCTTTTCCGGCGGCAAGGTCATCGAGACCGCGACGTTCCGCCGAGCGCCGGACACCAGCGAGCGAGAGGGCGACGACCTCTTGATCCGAAATGACAACGTCTTCGGAGACGCGCACGAGGACGCCGCGCGGCGCGACTTCACCATCAATGCGCTCTTCTACGACGTCGAGAACAAGGAAGTCATCGATTGGGTCGGCGGCATGCCGCACATCGAGGGGCGGATCGTCCACACCATCGGCGACCCGGTGGTGCGCTTCCAGGAAGATCCGGTGCGCATCCTGCGCGCCATCAAGTTCAGCGCGCGCCTGGATCTGGGCATCACACCCGAGGTGTACGACGCCATCGTGCAATGCCGTGGCTCGCTGGCGATGGCGGCCCGTCCGCGCCTGTTCGAGGAGCTCTTGCGGCTCCTGCGCGAAGGCGCCGCGCACCGCTCCTTCTGGCTCGCCTGGGAGACGGGCGTGCTCGACGTGCTCTTGCCGGAGCTCTCCGCGTACCTATCCGACGCCGAGGAGGAAGACGGAGTCGTCTGGCGCATCCTGCGCGAGCTCGATCGCCGCACCAACGAGCGCGGTGAGCCTTTCGACGACGTCGTGCTCTGGACGCTGCTCCTGCTCGAGCCGCTCAGGGAGATCACCGCCGGGGAGAAGGACCGCGTCGAGGCCGCCTACGACTTCCTGGAGCCCGTGATCGACCGACTGAACGTACCGCGACGCATCGCGGACGCCGTGCGTCGCATCGTCGCCATCTACCCGCGCCTCGAGGCCGGCCGCGCCGGGCGGTTCTCCAAGACGCCGCTCTTCGCCCTGGCCGCCGAGGTACACGACATCCACCGCGGCGCCATGGGACACGAGACCCGCGACTCGGCCACGACCGAGCGGGCGGACTCCTCGCTTCTAGCGCCCCCCAAGCGCCGGCGGCGGCGCCGGCGACGCTGA